A portion of the Cryptomeria japonica chromosome 5, Sugi_1.0, whole genome shotgun sequence genome contains these proteins:
- the LOC131069442 gene encoding pectate lyase 1-like, protein MVPLVILNLQATLSTSSPSYNVVDNCWRRDPNWAQNRMKLADCGVGFGSAAKGGKGGELYTVTSPDDDAVNPLPGSLRYGVTRDGPLWIVFASDMKIKLEMPLFVASHKTIGARGSNVHISNGPCIRLLNVSNIIIHGLNIHDWKPSVAGDVNVSQYMSHEMMDTEDGDAISVVSSRDIWIDHNCLSSCADGLVDVTLASTAVTISNNRFTHHDKVMLLGHSDDYTADKNMRVTVAFNHFGPGLLERMPRCRHGYAHVANNNYEAWGIYAIGGSAKPMIRSEGNRFVSPNEEYKKQVTWRETPQGKSWLWKSVRDTFLNGAYFVPSGRGKALPLYQTGQQFKVADGRSVPILTQSEGALACATSRACI, encoded by the exons ATGGTACCGTTAGTCATTCTGAATCTTCAGGCCACCTTGTCTACTTCCTCCCCCTCATATAATGTGGTAGACAATTGCTGGAGAAGAGATCCAAATTGGGCACAAAACAGAATGAAACTTGCAGATTGTGGTGTGGGCTTCGGAAGTGCAGCCAAGGGAGGCAAAGGAGGAGAGTTGTATACAGTCACCAGCCCGGATGACGATGCTGTGAATCCCCTTCCCGGGAGTCTCAGATATGGAGTTACTCGCGATGGTCCTCTATGGATAGTTTTCGCCAGCGATATGAAGATAAAGCTTGAGATGCCCCTGTTCGTCGCCAGCCACAAGACTATCGGCGCAAGGGGCTCAAATGTTCACATCAGCAATGGGCCTTGCATACGCCTCCTCAATGTCAGCAACATCATCATCCACGGATTAAACATCCACGACTGGAAGCCAAGTGTAGCTGGTGACGTTAACGTCTCACAATACATGAGCCATGAGATGATGGATACAGAAGATGGAGATGCAATTTCAGTTGTTTCTTCACGAGACATTTGGATCGATCATAACTGCCTCTCCAGTTGCGCAGACGGACTTGTAGATGTCACGCTTGCTTCCACCGCAGTTACGATTTCTAACAACCGCTTCACTCACCATGATAAG GTCATGCTTCTGGGACATAGCGACGATTATACAGCTGATAAAAACATGAGAGTGACTGTTGCGTTCAACCACTTTGGACCTGGCTTATTGGAGCGCATGCCAAG GTGCCGACATGGGTATGCGCATGTGGCCAACAATAACTATGAGGCGTGGGGTATATACGCCATTGGAGGGAGTGCCAAGCCTATGATTAGAAGCGAAGGCAATCGCTTTGTGTCCCCCAACGAGGAGTACAAGAAGCAGGTGACATGGCGTGAGACCCCCCAAGGAAAGAGTTGGCTGTGGAAGTCAGTGAGGGACACATTTTTGAACGGGGCATACTTCGTCCCATCTGGCAGAGGAAAAGCACTTCCCCTCTACCAGACAGGCCAGCAGTTTAAAGTTGCTGATGGAAGATCAGTACCCATTTTGACCCAGAGTGAAGGAGCCCTAGCCTGCGCTACCTCCCGGGCCTGCATCTAA
- the LOC131069443 gene encoding pectate lyase 1-like: protein MEQRQRFFMAASMVPLIILNLQATLSTSSPSYNVVDNCWRRDPNWAQNRMKLADCGVGFGSTAKGGKGGELYTVSPDDDAVNPLPGSLRYGVTRDGPLWIVFASDMKIMLEMPLFVASHKTIDARGSNVHISNGPCIRLLNVSNIIIHGLNIHDWKPSVAGDVLVSQSMSHEMMNTQDGDAISVVSSRDIWIDHNYLSSCADGLVDITLASTAVTISNNRFTHHDKVMLLGHSDDYTADKNMRVTVAFNHFGPGLLERMPRCRHGYAHVANNNYEAWGIYAIGGSANPMIRSECNCFVAPNEEDKKQVTWRETPQGKSWLWKSVRDTFLNGAYFVPSDRGKALPLYQTGQQFKVANGRSVPILTQSAGVLACATSRACI from the exons ATGGAACAGAGACAAAGATTCTTTATGGCTGCCTCCATGGTACCGTTGATCATTCTTAATCTTCAGGCCACCTTGTCTACTTCCTCCCCCTCATATAATGTGGTAGACAATTGCTGGAGAAGAGATCCAAATTGGGCACAAAACAGAATGAAACTTGCAGATTGTGGTGTGGGCTTCGGAAGTACAGCCAAGGGAGGCAAAGGAGGAGAGTTGTATACAGTCAGCCCGGATGACGATGCTGTGAATCCCCTTCCCGGGAGTCTCAGATATGGAGTTACTCGCGATGGTCCTCTATGGATAGTTTTCGCCAGCGATATGAAGATAATGCTTGAGATGCCCCTGTTCGTCGCCAGCCACAAGACTATCGACGCAAGGGGCTCAAATGTTCACATCAGCAATGGGCCTTGCATACGCCTCCTCAATGTCAGCAACATCATCATCCACGGATTAAACATCCACGACTGGAAGCCAAGTGTAGCTGGTGACGTTCTCGTCTCACAATCCATGAGCCATGAGATGATGAATACACAAGATGGAGATGCAATTTCAGTTGTTTCTTCACGAGACATTTGGATCGATCATAACTACCTCTCCAGTTGCGCAGACGGACTTGTAGATATCACGCTTGCTTCCACCGCAGTTACGATTTCTAACAACCGCTTCACTCACCATGATAAG GTCATGCTTCTGGGACATAGCGACGATTATACAGCTGATAAAAACATGAGAGTGACTGTTGCGTTCAACCACTTTGGACCTGGCTTATTGGAGCGCATGCCAAG GTGCCGACATGGGTATGCGCATGTGGCCAACAATAACTATGAGGCGTGGGGTATATACGCCATTGGAGGGAGTGCCAACCCTATGATTAGAAGCGAATGCAATTGCTTTGTGGCCCCCAACGAGGAGGACAAGAAGCAGGTGACATGGCGTGAGACCCCCCAAGGAAAGAGTTGGCTGTGGAAGTCTGTGAGGGACACATTTTTGAACGGGGCATACTTCGTCCCATCTGACAGAGGAAAAGCACTTCCCCTCTACCAGACAGGCCAGCAGTTCAAAGTTGCTA